Genomic DNA from Brenneria izadpanahii:
ATCAGAATTTCCTGTAACCAGCTCAGAAACGTCTTTTGCAAAAGTGAGTCCACACTAACCGGAATAGCCAGGGTTTCATCAGGCCAACTGGCCGATAATGCGATGATCCGGGAGACCAGTTGCCGATCATAACTGACGGTCAGGCCCAATTGCTGCACCAGCGGCATGTACTCCGCGGCCAGCAGCTCTTGCGTACCGTCATAGATGCGGCTCATCATTTCACGATGATGGAGCACGCCTTCCTTCGTCACCGCCGGTTTCTGATACAACCGCGGCCCCCCTCGGGCCAATGTCTGTTCCAGCAGCGTGCGCCATTTCACGCTGCCGCGGCCTTTATCCGGCACCTGGCGGTCAAAGACACACCAGCCGTTGCCGCCTTGCAGCACCGCGTTGCGCGTGGCGTCTTCCACGCTTTCCATCACCTGCTCCGAACTTTGCCCGCTGCGATAGGCGCAAATGCCGATATGCAGCATATCCTCACGATCGATCAACGGCGTGACGGGCAGGATATCAATGGCTTTGACCAATTGCGCCGCAATATTGTCCGCCTCTTTCAAGGTGCGGTGCGGTAATAACACCGTGAAATCGCTGTTGAAATAACGCGCCAGAAGCGCCGACGGATAGCGCATCACAAACGTCGACAGCAAATTCACCAGCGTAAAGCTATATTCCTGAATCTCGCCGCCGTAGCCATGCGTTTCCTGCAAGGTTTCAAAATCGGGCAGACGAATCATCATCACAACGCCGTGCGTACCGACGTTTTCAATATCTTCCAACTGCGTCGCCAGCTGGTTGTCAAAAAACAGACGATTACTCAGCCCGGTTTCCGCATCCTGAGCCGCAAAGGCACGAATCAGGGTATCGACCCGGCCGCGCTCTTCCCGGGCTTCGAGCAGGTCAGCCAGCAGTTGATCGATAGCGCCGCTGGCGTTCATCGGCCACTCGCGCGCGGATCCGCGCATCACCTCCTCCCGCTCCCCGTTCAGAATTCGCCTGGCCCGCGCCTCAAGCTCTTTCTGCCCGGCCGTTTCAC
This window encodes:
- the csrD gene encoding RNase E specificity factor CsrD, which codes for MGFTTKFTMRMTLLTVLAMALMLVSSVFSLFYYSQQRATQQLSEMASSIDRALSAQSPENIQYWLPTIMKTAGVVALEIRNADAVLYSVRLSDADRYRSFLYHETDLPLTHHADIVVVSTFLNPLIGAPNFLMFPLLVALAICLSMLALHLFIRWLHRETAGQKELEARARRILNGEREEVMRGSAREWPMNASGAIDQLLADLLEAREERGRVDTLIRAFAAQDAETGLSNRLFFDNQLATQLEDIENVGTHGVVMMIRLPDFETLQETHGYGGEIQEYSFTLVNLLSTFVMRYPSALLARYFNSDFTVLLPHRTLKEADNIAAQLVKAIDILPVTPLIDREDMLHIGICAYRSGQSSEQVMESVEDATRNAVLQGGNGWCVFDRQVPDKGRGSVKWRTLLEQTLARGGPRLYQKPAVTKEGVLHHREMMSRIYDGTQELLAAEYMPLVQQLGLTVSYDRQLVSRIIALSASWPDETLAIPVSVDSLLQKTFLSWLQEILMQCPKKQRQCILFELAEADVCQYIGRLRSALHLIQGFGCRLAVTQAGLTLVSTTYIKSLQVEVIKLHPGLVRSIERRPENQLFVQSLTEACKGSQTKVFAAGVRTKQEWRTLLDKGVYGGQGDFFAASLPVSDELKKYSPHYRV